GAAGAATATGCCCGCCGCAACCATCTGCCGATGAAAATTTTTCGTCCGGACTATCAGGTCTATCATAAGTCTGCACCGTTGCAGCGCAATCTATCCATCATTCGCTACAGCGACGCGGTTCTCGTTTTGTGGGACGGACAATCGCGCGGTGCGGCGCATGTGATTGTCAACTGCTTTCACGAATACACGCCGGTGCACGTGCTTCTTATTCGAGACGGAAAACTTGTCAAAACGCTGTTTGGGCAGGAAAACGGACGATTGTTATAATTTTATTTTTTTGCA
This window of the Butyricicoccus intestinisimiae genome carries:
- a CDS encoding SLOG family protein translates to MRIAIVGSRSVTKDAYPILEAYIPRGVSEIVSGGASGADELAEEYARRNHLPMKIFRPDYQVYHKSAPLQRNLSIIRYSDAVLVLWDGQSRGAAHVIVNCFHEYTPVHVLLIRDGKLVKTLFGQENGRLL